The Pseudomonas kermanshahensis genome includes a window with the following:
- a CDS encoding Crp/Fnr family transcriptional regulator, which yields MQSTFNPRQNHLLAALSAQTFGRLEPQLERANLPLGKALYESGDTLRHVYFPTDAIVSLLYVMENGASAEISVVGNEGLVGIAVFMGGESTPSRAIVQSAGHAYRLPVQRLKDEFNRHGELMMLMLRYTQALITQMAQTAVCNRHHSIDQQLCRWLLLSLDRLPGDRLCMTQELIANMLGVRREGVTDAAGKLQRLGVIEYNRGHIRVLDRAHLEQLSCECYAVVRKETERLLPYLPPVRPAI from the coding sequence ATGCAATCTACGTTCAATCCCCGCCAAAATCACCTGTTGGCCGCTCTGTCTGCGCAGACGTTCGGCCGGCTGGAGCCGCAACTGGAACGGGCCAACCTGCCGCTTGGCAAGGCGCTCTACGAGTCCGGCGACACCCTGCGCCACGTCTACTTCCCCACCGATGCCATCGTTTCGCTGTTGTACGTGATGGAGAACGGCGCCTCGGCAGAAATCTCGGTGGTGGGCAATGAAGGGCTGGTTGGCATCGCCGTGTTCATGGGCGGCGAAAGCACCCCAAGCCGGGCGATCGTGCAAAGCGCCGGGCACGCCTATCGCCTGCCAGTTCAGCGTCTGAAGGACGAGTTCAACCGCCATGGCGAGCTGATGATGCTGATGCTGCGCTACACCCAGGCCTTGATCACCCAGATGGCGCAAACGGCGGTGTGCAACCGGCACCACTCCATCGACCAGCAACTGTGCCGCTGGCTGCTGCTGTCGCTGGACCGCCTGCCGGGCGACCGGCTGTGCATGACCCAGGAACTGATCGCCAACATGCTGGGCGTGCGCCGCGAAGGGGTGACCGATGCCGCTGGCAAACTGCAGCGGCTGGGCGTGATCGAATACAACCGGGGGCATATCAGGGTGCTCGACAGGGCACACCTGGAGCAGCTCAGTTGCGAGTGTTACGCGGTGGTCAGGAAAGAGACCGAACGCCTACTTCCCTACCTGCCGCCTGTACGTCCTGCCATTTAG
- a CDS encoding sigma-70 family RNA polymerase sigma factor, which produces MLPSPDPLLCDVALLYRQQHSWLTRWLRLRLNCSQSAADLAQDTFLRLLNKQHVPQLHAPRTFLAKVAQSVLCNHFRRQKLERAYLEALATLPEQVAPSLETQAILLETLIALDAALDGLERPVREAFLLSQVDGLGHADIAERLAVSITTVKRYIVKAGALCIMLDHSLDLP; this is translated from the coding sequence ATGCTCCCTTCCCCTGATCCCCTTCTGTGCGATGTGGCCCTGCTCTATCGCCAGCAACACAGCTGGCTGACGCGCTGGCTAAGGCTGCGGCTGAACTGCTCGCAAAGCGCAGCGGACCTGGCGCAAGACACCTTCCTGCGCCTGTTGAACAAACAACACGTGCCACAGTTGCATGCACCCCGCACCTTCCTGGCCAAGGTGGCGCAGAGCGTCTTGTGCAACCATTTTCGCCGGCAAAAACTCGAACGCGCCTACCTCGAGGCGCTGGCGACACTGCCCGAACAGGTTGCGCCCAGCCTGGAAACTCAGGCCATCCTGCTGGAAACCCTGATCGCCCTCGACGCCGCCCTCGACGGCCTGGAGCGCCCAGTGCGCGAAGCGTTCCTGCTGTCGCAGGTGGATGGCTTGGGGCACGCGGACATTGCCGAGCGGCTGGCCGTGTCGATTACCACGGTGAAGCGCTACATCGTCAAGGCAGGCGCCCTGTGCATCATGCTCGATCACAGCCTGGACCTGCCATGA
- a CDS encoding FecR domain-containing protein: MNGQGSASIPGEVAEQAMHWHLELQEPTVSAATLAAWMSWRQAHPLHEHAWQRTQVFAQRMQDMRSPGQRPLAHAALRQQPSRRTALKQLSLLMAAGAGAWYLKDAALVQDWRADYHSRIGEQRRLTLADGTQVQLNTDSALDVAFDHQARRLRLLRGEMLISRSPRADSRPLWVDTVHGRLASTLAQFNVRLHAELTQVSVYQGSLSVQPALQPHPPLLLSAGEQASFSRQGVLDRQPVPPVAPAWSQGMLVAQGQRLAAFLDDVSRYRRGHLACDPALADLRVSGTFPLDNTEKIIAAVADTLQLDVQHFTRYWVTLKPRMA, encoded by the coding sequence ATGAACGGCCAGGGCTCAGCGTCGATCCCGGGTGAGGTGGCCGAGCAGGCCATGCACTGGCACCTTGAACTGCAGGAGCCGACCGTCAGCGCTGCCACGCTGGCCGCCTGGATGAGCTGGCGCCAGGCGCACCCGCTGCACGAGCACGCCTGGCAACGGACCCAGGTGTTCGCCCAACGCATGCAGGACATGCGCAGCCCAGGCCAACGCCCCTTGGCCCACGCGGCGCTGCGCCAGCAGCCGTCGCGGCGCACGGCGCTCAAGCAACTGTCGCTGCTGATGGCCGCAGGTGCCGGCGCCTGGTACCTGAAAGACGCCGCGCTGGTACAAGACTGGCGCGCGGACTACCACAGCCGCATCGGCGAGCAACGGCGCTTGACGCTGGCCGATGGCACCCAGGTACAGCTGAACACCGACAGCGCCCTTGATGTGGCATTCGATCACCAGGCCCGCCGCTTGCGGTTGCTGCGTGGCGAGATGCTGATCAGCCGCTCGCCACGCGCCGATAGCCGGCCGCTGTGGGTGGACACCGTGCATGGCCGCCTCGCATCGACACTGGCGCAGTTCAATGTGAGGCTGCACGCCGAGCTCACCCAGGTCAGCGTGTATCAGGGCAGCTTGTCGGTGCAACCTGCCTTGCAGCCCCATCCCCCCCTTCTGCTGAGTGCCGGGGAGCAGGCCAGCTTCAGCCGCCAGGGCGTGCTCGACCGTCAGCCCGTGCCCCCCGTTGCCCCTGCCTGGAGCCAAGGCATGCTGGTTGCCCAAGGCCAACGCTTGGCGGCCTTTCTCGACGACGTCAGCCGCTATCGCCGTGGGCACCTGGCCTGCGACCCCGCCTTGGCGGACCTTCGTGTGTCAGGCACGTTCCCGCTGGATAACACCGAAAAGATCATCGCCGCAGTCGCGGACACCTTGCAGCTCGACGTGCAGCACTTCACCCGCTACTGGGTGACGTTGAAGCCGCGAATGGCCTGA
- a CDS encoding TonB-dependent siderophore receptor — protein MSASVPLLLTPGWATAAEQAQADFDIAAGPLAPALARFGQTAHILLSYPTALTEGRSTSGLQGRFDVDQGLAMLLAGTGLEASRGVNGNYSLQATATGALELSAVSISGKAPGSTTEGSGLYTTYSSSSSTRLNLTPRETPQSLTVMTRQRLDDQRLTNLTDALEAAPGITVVRDGLGSESDSYWSRGFAIQNYEVDGVPTSTRLDNYSQSMAMYDRIEIVRGATGLISGMGNPSATINLIRKRPTADAQASITGEAGNWDRYGTGFDVSGPLTETGNVRGRFVADYKTEKAWIDRYNQQSQLMYGITEFDLSEDTLLTVGFSYLRSDIDSPLRSGLPTRFTTGERTNLKRSLNAAPGWSYNDHEQTSFFTSIEQQLGNGWSGKVELTHAENKFDELFNFAMGELSPEGSGLTQLPVRFSGTPRQDNLDLYVTGPFNLFGRDHELITGMTLSQYRESTPSWGGWRYDYAGSPAGVIDNLFTWDGKSAKPDFVESGKSSMDEDQYAAYLTSRFSVTDDLSLILGSRLINWKRDTSDRPYGGDETEVNREENGVFIPYAGVVYDLDDTWSLYASYTKIFNPQGSWVTDESNKPLDPMEGVGYEIGIKGTHLDGKLNSSLAVFKLEQDNLAIWQHDNVYSAEQDTTSKGIELELNGELAEGWQASAGYAYSVTTDADDQRINTNLPRNSFKTFTSYRLHGPLDKITVGGGVNWQSKVGADLHTFSQGSYAVTNLMARYDINQHVSASVNLNNVFDREYYSQSGLYGVYGTPRNVMTSFKYSF, from the coding sequence ATGAGTGCAAGCGTCCCGCTGCTGCTGACGCCCGGCTGGGCCACCGCTGCCGAGCAGGCGCAGGCCGATTTCGATATCGCTGCCGGCCCACTGGCGCCCGCATTGGCCCGCTTTGGCCAGACCGCGCACATTCTGCTGTCTTACCCCACGGCATTGACCGAGGGCCGCAGCACCAGCGGGCTGCAGGGCCGTTTCGATGTCGACCAGGGCCTGGCGATGCTGCTCGCTGGCACCGGGCTTGAAGCCAGCCGCGGCGTCAACGGCAACTATTCGCTGCAAGCCACTGCCACGGGGGCCTTGGAGCTGAGCGCGGTGTCCATCTCTGGCAAGGCGCCGGGTTCGACCACCGAAGGCAGCGGGCTCTACACCACCTATTCGTCGAGCAGTTCCACGCGCCTCAACCTTACCCCTCGCGAGACCCCGCAATCGCTGACCGTGATGACCCGCCAGCGCCTGGATGACCAGCGCCTGACCAACCTCACCGACGCGCTGGAAGCCGCGCCAGGCATCACCGTGGTTCGCGATGGCCTGGGCTCGGAGAGCGATTCGTACTGGTCGCGCGGGTTTGCCATCCAGAACTACGAGGTCGACGGTGTGCCGACCAGTACCCGCCTGGACAACTACTCGCAGAGCATGGCGATGTACGACCGCATCGAAATCGTGCGCGGCGCCACCGGCCTGATCAGCGGCATGGGCAACCCCTCGGCGACGATCAACCTGATCCGCAAACGCCCCACCGCCGACGCCCAGGCCAGCATCACCGGCGAAGCGGGTAACTGGGACCGCTATGGCACCGGTTTCGATGTGTCCGGGCCGTTGACCGAAACCGGCAACGTGCGGGGGCGCTTCGTCGCCGACTACAAAACCGAAAAAGCCTGGATTGACCGCTACAACCAGCAATCGCAGCTGATGTATGGCATCACCGAATTCGACCTTAGCGAAGATACCCTGCTGACCGTGGGCTTCAGCTACCTGCGCAGCGACATCGACTCGCCGCTGCGCTCCGGCCTGCCTACGCGCTTCACGACCGGTGAACGCACCAACCTCAAGCGCTCGCTCAATGCCGCGCCAGGCTGGTCGTACAACGATCACGAGCAAACCAGCTTCTTCACCTCCATCGAGCAGCAACTGGGCAACGGCTGGAGCGGCAAGGTCGAGCTCACCCATGCCGAGAACAAATTCGACGAGCTGTTCAACTTTGCCATGGGTGAGCTGAGCCCGGAGGGCAGCGGCCTGACCCAGTTGCCCGTGCGCTTTTCCGGCACCCCGCGCCAAGACAACCTCGACCTGTACGTCACCGGCCCGTTCAACCTGTTCGGGCGTGACCATGAGTTGATTACCGGCATGACCCTGTCCCAATACCGGGAAAGCACCCCAAGCTGGGGCGGCTGGCGCTATGACTACGCCGGCTCGCCAGCGGGTGTGATCGACAACCTGTTCACCTGGGACGGCAAGTCTGCCAAGCCGGACTTCGTCGAAAGCGGCAAGTCATCGATGGACGAAGACCAGTACGCGGCGTACCTGACCTCGCGCTTCAGCGTGACCGACGACCTCAGCCTGATTCTTGGCAGCCGCCTGATCAACTGGAAGCGCGACACCTCGGACAGGCCGTATGGCGGCGACGAAACCGAAGTGAACCGTGAGGAAAACGGCGTATTCATCCCTTATGCCGGCGTGGTCTACGACCTCGACGACACCTGGTCGCTGTACGCCAGCTACACCAAAATCTTCAATCCGCAGGGCTCGTGGGTCACCGACGAGAGCAACAAGCCGCTCGACCCGATGGAAGGTGTCGGCTACGAGATCGGCATCAAGGGCACCCACCTCGATGGCAAGCTCAACTCGAGCCTCGCGGTGTTCAAGCTGGAGCAGGACAACCTGGCCATCTGGCAACACGACAACGTCTACAGCGCTGAACAGGACACCACCTCCAAGGGCATCGAACTGGAGCTGAACGGCGAGCTGGCCGAAGGCTGGCAAGCATCGGCCGGCTATGCCTATTCGGTGACCACTGACGCCGACGACCAGCGCATCAACACCAACCTGCCGCGCAACAGCTTCAAGACCTTCACCAGCTACCGGCTGCACGGGCCACTGGACAAGATCACGGTCGGCGGTGGGGTGAACTGGCAGAGCAAGGTCGGCGCCGACCTGCACACTTTCAGTCAGGGCAGCTACGCGGTCACCAACCTGATGGCGCGCTACGACATCAACCAGCACGTGAGTGCATCGGTGAACCTGAACAACGTGTTCGACCGTGAGTACTACAGCCAATCCGGCCTGTACGGCGTTTATGGCACGCCACGCAATGTAATGACGAGCTTCAAGTACAGCTTCTGA
- a CDS encoding GNAT family N-acetyltransferase encodes MHIRQLTYDDLPSASTLCLDAFMQAVAPSLSAQGVDTFAKVAAAQAFAERMEGDNLTLVCVADGALTGLIEFKEGRHVAMLFVAPGWQRRGIGTRLMNAALAQAREAVVTVRASLSSVAAYERYGFVLAGDVGEFAGLVYQPMEKQLP; translated from the coding sequence ATGCACATACGCCAACTGACCTACGACGACCTGCCCTCCGCCAGCACTCTGTGCCTGGACGCATTCATGCAGGCCGTTGCGCCTTCGCTGTCGGCGCAGGGTGTGGACACCTTCGCCAAGGTGGCGGCGGCACAGGCGTTTGCCGAGCGTATGGAGGGCGATAACCTGACGCTGGTGTGCGTCGCGGACGGCGCCCTCACCGGGTTGATCGAATTCAAGGAAGGCCGCCACGTGGCCATGCTGTTCGTCGCACCGGGCTGGCAACGGCGGGGCATTGGTACGCGCCTGATGAACGCGGCACTGGCGCAAGCGAGGGAGGCGGTGGTGACGGTCAGGGCGTCGTTGTCTTCGGTGGCCGCCTACGAACGCTATGGGTTCGTTCTGGCAGGCGACGTGGGCGAGTTTGCCGGGCTGGTCTATCAGCCGATGGAGAAGCAGCTGCCCTGA
- a CDS encoding helix-turn-helix transcriptional regulator, producing the protein MQHIPKLVTPGDPPRLGETTLAEGVGVPLSFGHAYITLLVCLSGSAAFAFNFKDQAVRRGDVMVLAEDTIALLKRRSRSFRVFFCLMPKGFAAEVAYQLPNPLFVFLHDHPHCVPANADRPLLAGWLAHMRDIAQRCPTYQHIMLRNHLQNLFLKIAEQLPAQYQAGRQFSRQETLSWRFWELIGKHSMRHREVKFYADALAITPFYLSQLSKAFFNDTPKGLIDRQVTLEIKALLSYSTLAIGQIADTLNFADASYLCRYFKRQTGVSLSYYRSHSHEPNGSRPGP; encoded by the coding sequence ATGCAGCACATTCCGAAACTGGTTACACCTGGCGATCCGCCCCGGTTGGGGGAGACCACGCTCGCCGAAGGGGTAGGCGTGCCGCTGTCTTTCGGCCATGCCTACATAACGCTGCTGGTGTGCTTGTCCGGCAGTGCCGCCTTCGCATTCAACTTCAAGGACCAGGCGGTCAGGCGTGGTGATGTGATGGTGTTGGCCGAGGACACGATCGCGTTGCTCAAACGTCGCTCACGCAGTTTCAGGGTATTTTTTTGCCTGATGCCCAAAGGCTTTGCCGCGGAGGTGGCTTACCAACTGCCGAACCCCTTGTTCGTTTTTTTGCATGACCACCCACACTGCGTGCCGGCCAACGCCGACAGGCCGCTGCTGGCGGGCTGGTTGGCGCACATGCGGGACATTGCGCAGCGCTGCCCCACGTACCAGCACATCATGCTCAGAAACCACCTGCAAAACCTGTTTCTGAAGATCGCCGAGCAACTTCCGGCGCAGTACCAGGCGGGCCGGCAATTCAGCCGCCAGGAAACACTCAGTTGGCGGTTCTGGGAGTTGATAGGCAAACACTCCATGCGTCACCGAGAGGTGAAGTTTTATGCCGATGCGTTGGCGATAACGCCGTTTTATCTGTCGCAGCTGAGCAAGGCTTTTTTCAATGACACCCCGAAAGGCCTGATTGACCGCCAGGTGACCTTGGAAATCAAGGCACTGCTTTCATACAGTACCCTGGCGATTGGGCAAATCGCGGACACGCTCAACTTCGCCGACGCGTCGTATTTGTGCCGGTATTTCAAACGCCAGACGGGGGTTTCGTTGTCCTACTATCGAAGCCACTCGCATGAGCCGAACGGATCGCGGCCAGGCCCTTGA
- a CDS encoding GNAT family N-acetyltransferase produces the protein MRLETQRLRLRPWQETDAADLYEYAKNDRVGPVAGWPPHTSVEYSAEVIRTVFNHPEVYAVELKENGRAVGCVGILIGGNSHFEISEQEGEIAYWIGVPYWGKGLIPEAVREVMRHGFETLKLKALWCGYFADNTQSFVAQSKCGFRHHHTEENKYNAFLQDYRTEHISCITYAQWLTPADHP, from the coding sequence ATGCGACTTGAAACACAACGGCTGCGGCTGCGACCTTGGCAAGAAACAGATGCCGCTGACTTATACGAATACGCCAAGAACGACCGCGTTGGCCCTGTCGCGGGGTGGCCACCGCACACCAGCGTTGAGTACAGTGCCGAGGTCATCCGCACCGTGTTCAATCACCCCGAGGTGTATGCCGTCGAACTGAAGGAGAACGGCCGAGCAGTGGGATGTGTAGGCATTCTGATAGGCGGCAACAGCCACTTCGAGATCAGCGAGCAGGAAGGCGAAATCGCCTACTGGATCGGCGTGCCGTACTGGGGCAAAGGCCTGATTCCCGAAGCCGTGCGTGAAGTGATGCGGCACGGGTTTGAAACCCTGAAACTCAAGGCGCTCTGGTGTGGCTATTTCGCTGACAACACCCAGTCTTTTGTTGCCCAATCGAAGTGCGGGTTCCGCCATCACCACACCGAAGAAAACAAATACAACGCGTTCCTCCAGGATTATCGGACCGAACACATCAGCTGCATCACTTACGCGCAGTGGCTCACGCCGGCTGACCACCCGTGA
- a CDS encoding aldehyde dehydrogenase, with product MERLEYWQTRAASLRLPDKALIGSQQVSANSGATFAAINPATQQVLAQVAACGQAEVDLAVATARRAFEQGPWSRMAPVERKKVLLRLAELIMANREELALLDSLNMGKPVMDAYTIDVPGSAHVFAWYGEALDKLYDQVAPTAPNALATITREALGVVAAVVPWNFPLDMAAWKLAPALAAGNSVVLKPAEQSPFSALRLGQLALEAGLPEGVLNVVPGLGEDAGRALGLHPDVDCLVFTGSTQVGKYFMQYSAQSNLKQVWLECGGKSPNLVFDTCQDLDLAAEKAAFGIFFNQGEVCSANSRLYVQRSIHDAFIERLQAKARQWMPGNPLDPASRAGAIVDAEQTGRIKAAIDRAHAQGAQLVCGGRRLTIDGSDNYIEPSIFAGVDGSMSLAREEVFGPVLAVTAFDSEEQAVRLANDSVYGLAASVWSDDFNQVHRVARALKAGTVSVNTVDALDVTVPFGGGKQSGFGRDLSLHSFDKYSQLKTTWYQLRA from the coding sequence ATGGAGCGTCTCGAATACTGGCAAACGCGCGCTGCAAGCCTGCGTTTGCCCGACAAGGCCCTGATCGGCAGCCAGCAGGTGAGCGCTAACAGCGGCGCCACGTTCGCCGCCATCAACCCGGCCACCCAGCAGGTACTGGCGCAGGTCGCCGCCTGTGGTCAGGCTGAAGTCGACCTGGCGGTGGCCACCGCACGCCGTGCCTTCGAGCAAGGCCCGTGGTCGCGCATGGCCCCGGTCGAGCGCAAGAAGGTGCTGCTGCGCCTGGCCGAGCTGATCATGGCCAACCGTGAAGAGCTCGCGCTGCTGGACTCGCTGAACATGGGCAAGCCGGTCATGGATGCCTACACCATCGACGTCCCCGGCTCGGCGCATGTCTTTGCCTGGTACGGCGAGGCATTGGACAAACTGTACGACCAGGTAGCGCCCACCGCGCCCAACGCGCTCGCCACCATCACCCGCGAAGCGCTGGGCGTGGTCGCCGCCGTGGTGCCGTGGAACTTCCCGCTCGACATGGCGGCCTGGAAGCTTGCGCCGGCGCTGGCTGCCGGCAACAGCGTGGTGCTAAAACCCGCCGAGCAATCGCCGTTCTCGGCGCTGCGCCTGGGGCAACTGGCGCTGGAGGCCGGTTTGCCGGAGGGCGTGCTGAACGTCGTGCCAGGCCTGGGCGAAGACGCGGGCCGGGCGCTGGGGCTGCACCCGGACGTCGACTGCCTGGTGTTCACCGGCTCCACTCAGGTGGGTAAGTACTTCATGCAGTACTCGGCGCAGTCAAACCTCAAGCAGGTCTGGCTGGAGTGTGGCGGCAAGAGCCCGAACCTGGTGTTCGACACCTGCCAGGACCTGGACTTGGCGGCGGAAAAAGCAGCGTTCGGCATTTTCTTCAACCAGGGTGAAGTGTGTTCGGCGAACTCGCGCCTGTATGTGCAGCGCTCGATCCACGATGCGTTCATCGAGCGCCTGCAAGCCAAAGCCCGCCAGTGGATGCCCGGCAACCCGCTCGACCCGGCAAGCCGCGCGGGTGCCATCGTCGATGCCGAGCAGACCGGTCGCATCAAGGCCGCCATCGACCGTGCGCACGCGCAGGGCGCCCAGCTAGTGTGCGGTGGCCGGCGCCTCACCATTGACGGCTCGGACAACTACATCGAACCGAGCATCTTTGCCGGCGTCGATGGCAGCATGAGCCTGGCCCGGGAGGAAGTGTTCGGCCCAGTGCTGGCGGTCACTGCGTTCGACAGCGAGGAGCAGGCCGTGCGCCTGGCCAACGACAGTGTCTACGGCCTGGCGGCGTCGGTGTGGAGCGACGACTTCAACCAGGTGCATCGCGTTGCGCGGGCGCTGAAGGCTGGCACCGTTTCGGTCAACACGGTGGATGCGCTGGATGTCACGGTGCCGTTTGGGGGGGGCAAACAGTCGGGGTTTGGTCGCGACCTGTCGCTGCATTCGTTCGACAAGTACTCACAGCTCAAGACCACCTGGTATCAGCTGCGTGCTTGA
- a CDS encoding aspartate aminotransferase family protein: MNAPFVPKRQTRDYQAADAAHHIHAFLDQKALNAEGPRVMVGGERLHLWDSEGKRYLDGMSGLWCTQLGYGRKDLTAAAAAQMDQLAYYNMFFHTTHPAVIELSELLFSLLPGHYSHAIYTNSGSEANEVLIRTVRRYWQVVGQPTKKIMIGRWNGYHGSTLAATALGGMKFMHEMGGLIPDVAHIDEPYWYAEGGELTPAEFGRRCALQLEEKILELGAENVAGFVAEPFQGAGGMIFPPESYWPEIQRICRQYDVLLCADEVIGGFGRTGEWFAHEYFGFEPDTLSIAKGLTSGYVPMGGLVLSKRIAEALVERGGVFAHGLTYSGHPVAAAVAIANLKALRDEGIVRQVKDDTGPYLQRILREVFADHPLIGQVQGAGLVAALQFAEHKPTRKRFANENDLAWQCRTFGFEEGVIIRSTLGRMIMAPALVANRGELDELVDKTRIAVDRTARLVGKL, translated from the coding sequence ATGAATGCGCCTTTCGTTCCCAAACGCCAGACCCGTGACTACCAGGCCGCCGACGCCGCGCACCACATCCATGCCTTTCTCGATCAGAAGGCGCTCAATGCCGAAGGCCCGCGGGTCATGGTTGGGGGGGAGCGGCTGCACCTGTGGGACAGCGAGGGCAAGCGTTACCTGGATGGCATGTCGGGGCTGTGGTGCACTCAGCTGGGTTACGGTCGCAAGGACCTGACCGCCGCCGCCGCCGCGCAGATGGACCAGTTGGCCTACTACAACATGTTCTTCCACACCACCCACCCGGCGGTGATCGAGCTGTCCGAGTTGCTGTTCAGCCTGTTGCCTGGCCACTACAGCCACGCGATCTACACCAACTCCGGGTCCGAGGCCAACGAGGTGCTGATCCGCACCGTGCGCCGTTACTGGCAGGTGGTTGGCCAGCCGACCAAGAAGATCATGATTGGCCGCTGGAATGGCTACCACGGCTCGACCCTGGCGGCCACGGCGCTGGGCGGCATGAAGTTCATGCACGAGATGGGCGGGCTGATCCCGGATGTGGCGCACATCGACGAGCCGTACTGGTACGCCGAAGGTGGCGAGCTGACCCCGGCCGAGTTCGGCCGCCGCTGCGCGCTGCAACTGGAGGAAAAGATCCTCGAACTGGGTGCGGAAAACGTCGCCGGTTTTGTCGCCGAACCTTTCCAGGGGGCCGGGGGCATGATCTTCCCACCGGAAAGCTACTGGCCCGAGATCCAGCGGATCTGCCGCCAATACGACGTGCTGCTGTGTGCTGACGAGGTGATCGGCGGTTTTGGCCGCACCGGCGAATGGTTTGCCCATGAGTATTTCGGCTTCGAGCCGGACACCCTGTCGATCGCCAAGGGCCTGACCAGCGGCTATGTGCCCATGGGCGGCCTGGTGCTGAGCAAGCGCATCGCCGAAGCCCTGGTGGAACGCGGCGGGGTGTTTGCCCACGGCCTGACCTATTCGGGCCACCCGGTGGCGGCGGCCGTGGCCATCGCCAACCTCAAGGCGCTGCGCGATGAAGGCATCGTGCGCCAGGTGAAGGATGACACTGGGCCGTACCTGCAGCGCATCCTGCGTGAAGTGTTTGCCGATCACCCCTTGATTGGCCAGGTGCAGGGTGCGGGCCTGGTGGCGGCGCTGCAGTTCGCTGAACACAAGCCGACCCGCAAGCGCTTTGCCAACGAGAACGACCTGGCTTGGCAGTGCCGCACCTTCGGCTTCGAAGAAGGTGTGATCATTCGCTCGACCTTGGGCCGGATGATCATGGCGCCGGCACTGGTGGCCAACCGTGGCGAGCTGGACGAACTGGTCGACAAGACACGTATCGCTGTAGACCGCACTGCCCGGTTAGTGGGCAAGCTCTGA
- a CDS encoding helix-turn-helix transcriptional regulator: MAKVTDTIGQPGFAATLFGALGFIRPIQATTVYLYPHDGMPSALFEQDDKAPWLPEGNVSRYLSGFYLLDPFYGACVERVESGCYGLFDVAPDHFEVSEYYQSFYRHSHLEDELNYILQVAPGQSLAVSLAFTDKLDGPSRELFGRVTPWVLAVLNKHFAGLGSRGGRFENVLEQRIHAALNNFGSSLLTERECRIAQLILRGHSTKSLAERLGVSEDTIKSHRKNVYAKLDIGTQSELFSLFIDALANAQGVLGKDPLESYMGKLR, encoded by the coding sequence ATGGCCAAGGTGACCGACACGATCGGCCAACCGGGCTTTGCCGCCACCTTGTTCGGTGCGCTCGGGTTCATCCGGCCGATCCAGGCCACCACCGTCTACCTCTACCCCCATGACGGCATGCCGAGCGCGCTGTTCGAGCAGGATGACAAGGCGCCCTGGCTGCCAGAAGGCAATGTCAGCCGCTACCTTTCCGGGTTCTACCTGCTCGACCCGTTCTACGGTGCCTGCGTGGAGCGCGTCGAGTCTGGCTGCTACGGCCTGTTCGACGTGGCCCCTGACCACTTCGAAGTGAGTGAGTACTACCAGTCGTTCTACCGCCATTCGCACCTGGAGGATGAGCTCAATTACATCCTCCAGGTTGCCCCCGGCCAGAGCCTGGCAGTGTCGCTGGCCTTCACCGACAAACTGGACGGGCCAAGCCGCGAGCTGTTCGGCCGTGTCACGCCTTGGGTGCTGGCGGTGCTCAACAAGCACTTCGCCGGGCTGGGGAGCCGCGGGGGGCGTTTCGAGAACGTGCTGGAGCAGCGTATCCATGCCGCGCTCAACAACTTTGGCAGCTCGTTGCTGACCGAGCGCGAGTGCCGCATCGCCCAACTCATCCTGCGTGGCCACTCGACCAAGTCCTTGGCCGAGCGCCTGGGGGTGTCGGAAGACACCATCAAGTCCCACCGCAAAAACGTCTATGCCAAGCTCGACATCGGCACGCAATCCGAACTGTTTTCCTTGTTCATCGACGCGCTGGCCAATGCCCAGGGCGTGCTGGGCAAGGACCCGCTGGAAAGCTACATGGGCAAGCTGCGCTAA